A genomic segment from Anticarsia gemmatalis isolate Benzon Research Colony breed Stoneville strain chromosome 14, ilAntGemm2 primary, whole genome shotgun sequence encodes:
- the Tsen34 gene encoding tRNA splicing endonuclease subunit 34: MIPLYVDDGVSYVWNSEDWYTLRSQFRICGALIGSLPSFPRQNDFLGLPMALKSEEAALLVEKGICILLELPNITSLPSKSEVQTIQKHEEKARLEQIEALRKRKIEQMSQKIDIIIAGKRQKLLSKGITNIKLDKQTLLQEEINKLPELAPAHVLVHLPTEHSVDTVKLQVSIDVLRPSVIKGEGALRYKVFKDLWEKQHHITSGSKFGCDYLLYPGDPVRFHATYMVRCIYNQAATISPAEFVAFGRLSVAVNKLAVLAFCNSSGQVDYQTLQWHDNVM, from the exons ATGATTCCACTGTACGTTGACGACGGTGTTTCATATGTATGGAATTCTGAAG aTTGGTATACATTGCGATCACAGTTCCGGATATGTGGGGCTCTAATTGGATCATTACCTTCATTTCCAAGGCAAAATGATTTTTTAG GTCTACCCATGGCATTAAAATCAGAAGAAGCGGCATTACTAGTAGAAAAGGGCATCTGTATTTTGTTAGAATTACCAAATATAACATCATTGCCATCCAAAAGTGAAGTACAGACTATACAAAAACATGAAGAAAA agCCCGCTTAGAACAAATAGAAGCACTAAGAAAACGTAAAATTGAACAGATGTCACAAAAGattgatattataattgcaGGCAAAAGACAAAAACTATTGTCTAAAGGAATTACTA ATATAAAATTAGATAAGCAAACATTACTACAAGAGGAGATAAACAAATTACCAGAGCTAGCTCCAGCACATGTCTTAGTACACCTACCTACTGAACACAGTGTAGATACAG TTAAGTTACAAGTAAGCATAGATGTTTTAAGACCTAGTGTGATTAAAGGAGAAGGTGCCCTCAGatacaaagtttttaaagatttgtGGGAAAAACAACATCATATTACAAGTGGATCAAAATTTGGCTGTGATTACCTTTTATATCCAG gtGATCCAGTAAGATTTCATGCAACCTATATGGTGAGATGTATTTATAATCAAGCTGCAACTATTAGTCCTGCAGAATTTGTGGCATTTGGGAGACTTTCTGTGGCAGTAAACAAACTTGCAGTTTTAGCATTTTGTAATTCTTCTGGTCAAGTTGATTATCAAACTCTACAATGGCATGATAATGTTATgtga
- the PDCD-5 gene encoding programmed cell death 5 produces MDDPELDKIRQQRLAQLQAQHGGTGDPNQAKAQEERVQAMEEAKHSILAQALSQDARARLSNIKLSRPEKGAMVENMICRMAQMGQLRNKITEQELIQLLESLNSQMPKSSSTVKFDRRRAALDSDDEDF; encoded by the exons ATGGATGATCCTGAATTAGATAAAATTAGACAACAGCGGCTTGCACAGCTGCAGGCGCAACATGGG GGAACCGGTGACCCAAATCAGGCTAAAGCACAGGAAGAACGAGTGCAAGCCATGGAAGAAGCAAAACATTCAATTCTTGCTCAAGCTCTCAGTCAAGATGCAAGAGCCAGAT TGAGTAACATCAAACTTAGTAGGCCGGAGAAAGGGGCAATGGTTGAAAATATGATCTGCAGAATGGCTCAGATGGGACAACTTCGCAACAAAATTACTGAGCAGGAACTGATTCAGCTTCTAGAGTCATTAAACTCTCAGATGCCCAAGTCGTCCAGCACTGTGAAGTTTGATCGGAGGAGGGCAGCACTGGATTCCGACGACGAAGACTTTTAG
- the LOC142978324 gene encoding lipase 1-like has protein sequence MLRGVLFVVFATCVALATAGVPPLDHTFELFKATASIDSRYSTDVFEDAHLSVPDLIRKYRYPVEVHNVTTQDGYILQMHRIPHGRDKNNVPNRNKPVVFVMHGLLCSSSGFVLMGPGSGLAYILAEEGYDVWLGNQRGNRYSRRHTSLNPDALLNTAYWQFSWEQIGAYDLPAMIDYALAYTGNERLHYIGHSQGTTSFFAMAALRPEYNQKITSMQALAPVAYMANNRSPLLWFISPYANDIEKIGSLLGIGEFLPDSNIYSWAGQAFCRDEVVTQAICSNFIFLIGGWNEAQHNATMLPTITGHMPAGASVRQLVHYAQGITGKQFRRYDFGSRLSNRRAYGSSSPPRFDLGRITAPVFLHFSDNDPLAHVNDVDRLFRELGRPIGKFRVPLASFTHVDFMWGIDARELLYDRMMNLMAAMDANTLDEADIDQY, from the exons ATGCTTCGGGGAGTGTTATTCGTGGTGTTTGCCACGTGTGTGGCTCTGGCTACGGCCGGAGTGCCGCCCCTTGATCATACCTTTGAACTATTCAAAGCTACTGCCAGCATTGACTCGCGTTATTCAACAGATGTATTCGAAGATGCTCATTTAAGTGTG CCCGACCTTATTCGAAAATATCGTTATCCGGTTGAAGTACACAACGTCACGACTCAAGATGGCTACATTTTGCAAATGCATCGCATCCCTCATGGTCGTGACAAGAATAATGTTCCTAATAGAAATAAACCAGTAGTATTTGTGATGCACGGTCTACTCTGCTCGTCTTCTGGATTTGTCCTCATGGGTCCAGGTTCAGGATTAG CATACATCCTCGCCGAAGAAGGATATGATGTCTGGCTAGGAAACCAACGTGGAAATCGGTACTCTCGCAGGCACACTTCTTTGAATCCTGATGCGCTCCTGAATACAGCATACTGGCAGTTCTCCTGGGAACAAATTGGCGCGTACGACTTACCGGCTATGATTGACTATGCCTTAGCATATACAGGAAACGAGAGGTTACATTATATAGGTCATTCACAAGGAACTACCTCCTTCTTTGCCATGGCAGCGCTTCGTCCAGAATACAACCAAAAAATCACTTCCATGCAAGCCCTGGCCCCTGTGGCGTACATGGCAAATAATCGAAGCCCACTGCTATGGTTTATTTCGCCATACGCTAATGACATTGAG aaAATTGGTTCGTTACTTGGAATCGGAGAGTTCTTGCCAGACTCTAATATTTACAGTTGGGCTGGCCAAGCCTTCTGCAGAGATGAAGTGGTGACCCAAGCTATTTGCAGTAACTTTATCTTTTTGATCGGCGGCTGGAATGAAGCCCAACACAATGCG ACCATGTTGCCAACCATCACCGGTCACATGCCGGCTGGTGCATCTGTCCGACAGCTAGTGCATTACGCTCAGGGCATAACTGGAAAACAATTCCGTCGTTATGATTTCGGTAGCCGTTTGTCAAATAGGAGGGCGTACGGCAGCTCCAGTCCTCCCAGGTTTGACCTCGGCAGGATTACTGCGCCGGTGTTCCTACACTTCTCAGACAACGATCCACTGGCTCATGTCAACGACGTTGATAGATTATTCCGAGAACTTGGAAGACCCATCGGAAAGTTCCGAGTGCCACTCGCCAGCTTCACTCATGTAGACTTCATGTGGGGCATCGACGCCAGGGAATTGCTGTATGACAGAATGATGAACCTTATGGCAGCAATGGACGCCAACACTTTGGATGAAGCAGATATTGATCAGTATTGA
- the LOC142978518 gene encoding lipase 3-like, with translation MQAMVRGVLLVVFATCATLVSAGLVPRDHSLTLFNASANDSRYSTDVFEDAKLSVPELVKKYRYPVEVHNVTTSDGYILEMHRIPHGRDQNNVPDAKKPVVFLMHGLLCSSAIWVLAGPGSGLAYILAEAGYDVWMGNARGNFYSRKHTSLNPDALLNTAFWQFSWDEMGNIDLPTMIDFALNKSSKDKLHYIGHSQGSTAFFVMTSLLPAYNDKITSMHALAPVAYMANNRNLLLNVISPFANNIETVGSLLGIGEFLPNSVIFTWAGQAICRDEVITQPICGSILFLIGGWNEAQLNTTILPTIFGHTPAGSSVRQLVHYAQGISGKQFRRYDHGSRRANRRAYGSSSPPAYNLGKVTTPVFLHFSDNDPLAHVNDVDRLFRELGRPIGKFRVPLASFTHLDFMWGIDAKELVYDRVINLIGAMETNTLNDISTY, from the exons ATGCAAGCAATGGTTCGGGGAGTGCTGTTAGTGGTGTTTGCCACGTGTGCAACCCTGGTTAGTGCCGGGTTGGTTCCTCGTGATCATTCTCTTACATTGTTTAATGCCAGTGCCAATGATTCGCGTTATTCTACTGATGTGTTTGAAGATGCTAAGTTAAGTGTG CCCGAACTCGTAAAAAAATACCGCTATCCAGTCGAGGTGCACAATGTGACTACTTCCGATGGCTATATATTGGAGATGCATCGTATTCCTCACGGCCGGGACCAGAATAATGTTCCCGATGCAAAGAAGCCCGTAGTGTTCTTGATGCACGGTCTGCTCTGCTCTTCGGCGATATGGGTGCTTGCTGGCCCAGGCTCTGGGTTGG CTTATATTCTCGCTGAAGCTGGGTATGATGTGTGGATGGGTAACGCGCGTGGTAACTTCTATTCTCGCAAGCACACCAGCTTGAACCCTGATGCTCTCCTCAATACTGCCTTCTGGCAGTTCTCCTGGGATGAAATGGGCAACATCGACCTTCCCACAATGATcgatttcgctttaaataagTCATCAAAGGACAAGCTACATTACATTGGCCACTCGCAAGGAAGTACTGCGTTTTTCGTAATGACGTCACTACTCCCGGCGTATAATGACAAGATAACTTCTATGCACGCGCTGGCGCCCGTTGCATACATGGCTAATAATCGTAATCTGCTTTTGAATGTTATTTCACCTTTTGCGAATAATATCGAG ACTGTCGGTTCTCTGCTAGGCATCGGAGAATTCTTACCAAACAGTGTTATTTTCACGTGGGCCGGTCAAGCTATATGCAGAGACGAAGTTATCACTCAACCAATCTGTGGTAGCATTCTGTTCCTCATCGGCGGCTGGAATGAAGCACAACTTAATACG acAATTTTACCTACCATCTTCGGTCACACGCCGGCGGGTAGTTCAGTAAGACAGTTGGTGCACTACGCTCAAGGAATTAGTGGTAAACAGTTCCGTCGTTACGATCACGGGTCACGTCGGGCCAACAGAAGAGCATACGGAAGCTCCAGCCCGCCGGCGTACAACCTCGGCAAAGTCACTACGCCTGTGTTCCTACACTTCTCGGACAACGATCCATTGGCGCACGTCAACGATGTTGACCGATTGTTCAGAGAACTCGGCAGACCGATAGGCAAGTTCCGAGTACCGTTAGCAAGTTTCACACATTTGGACTTCATGTGGGGTATTGACGCCAAAGAGTTGGTATATGATAGAGTGATCAATCTAATAGGAGCAATGGAAACTAATACTCTGAACGATATTAGTACCTATTGA